One genomic region from Proteus vulgaris encodes:
- a CDS encoding valine--pyruvate transaminase — MTQLSQFGQKFAQHSGIARLMQDLNEGIRTPGAVMLGGGNPAHIPEMDNYFRQLLKEMTENGSLSDAVCNYDGPQGKDAMLQALAACLKEKLGWNISAKNIALTNGSQSAFFYLFNLLGGTTKDGKKRKILFPIAPEYIGYTDSGLEEDLFVANKPTIEMLPNGQFKYHVDFAHLEIGDDIAAICVSRPTNPTGNVITDDEVEKLEALAKRHNIPLIIDNAYGVPFPGIIFTQATPRWNDNTILCMSLSKLGLPGARCGIIIANETLISAITNVNGIISLAPGGIGPAMALEMLKRDDLMRLSQDVIGPFYHQRVLETINIIRRYLPEERCLIHKPEGAIFLWLWFKDLPVSCEELYRRLKKRGVLMVPGHYFFPGLENSWDHAHQCMRMNYVPEPELIEKGIKILAEEIENIYQPVNI; from the coding sequence ATGACTCAACTATCACAATTTGGGCAAAAGTTTGCTCAGCACTCAGGCATTGCTCGCTTGATGCAAGACTTAAATGAAGGAATACGTACACCCGGTGCTGTGATGCTAGGGGGCGGAAATCCTGCTCATATTCCTGAAATGGATAACTATTTTCGTCAGTTGCTTAAAGAGATGACCGAAAATGGCTCATTAAGTGATGCGGTTTGTAACTATGATGGTCCGCAAGGCAAAGATGCCATGTTACAAGCGTTGGCGGCATGTTTAAAAGAGAAGCTAGGCTGGAATATTTCGGCAAAAAATATTGCACTAACTAATGGCAGCCAAAGTGCTTTTTTCTACCTATTTAATTTATTAGGTGGCACAACCAAAGATGGGAAGAAACGTAAAATTCTTTTCCCAATTGCCCCTGAATATATTGGTTATACTGATTCTGGATTAGAAGAAGATCTGTTTGTTGCGAATAAGCCAACAATAGAAATGTTGCCAAATGGACAATTTAAATATCATGTCGATTTTGCTCATCTTGAAATTGGTGATGACATTGCCGCTATTTGTGTTTCTAGACCAACCAATCCAACAGGTAATGTAATTACTGACGATGAAGTTGAAAAGCTAGAGGCTTTAGCTAAACGGCACAATATCCCTCTGATTATAGATAATGCTTACGGTGTTCCTTTTCCAGGTATTATTTTCACTCAAGCAACACCTCGTTGGAATGACAACACTATCCTTTGTATGAGTCTGTCTAAGTTAGGCCTACCGGGAGCACGTTGTGGCATTATTATCGCCAATGAAACGCTGATTTCAGCTATTACAAATGTTAACGGCATTATTAGTCTCGCACCCGGTGGAATTGGGCCTGCAATGGCATTAGAAATGCTAAAACGCGATGATTTAATGCGGTTATCTCAAGATGTGATAGGGCCTTTCTATCATCAACGAGTACTTGAAACTATTAATATTATCCGCCGCTACTTACCTGAAGAGCGTTGTCTTATTCATAAGCCGGAAGGTGCGATCTTTTTATGGCTTTGGTTTAAAGATTTACCTGTTTCTTGTGAAGAGCTTTACCGTCGTTTGAAAAAACGTGGTGTATTAATGGTGCCGGGACATTACTTCTTTCCGGGATTAGAAAATTCATGGGATCACGCTCATCAATGTATGCGGATGAATTACGTGCCTGAGCCTGAATTGATTGAGAAAGGAATAAAAATTCTGGCTGAAGAAATCGAGAACATCTATCAGCCAGTGAATATCTAA
- a CDS encoding DNA-3-methyladenine glycosylase I gives MNKQRCDWVTSDPEYLAYHDDEWGKPERDKYKLFEMICLEGQQAGLSWYTVLKKREGYRRCFFNFSPEKIAKMTDKDVEALLQDPAIIRHQGKINAIINNARIFMAMEEQGEDFSQFIWQFVDNKPIINQWSDISQVPASTEISDKMAKTLKKKGFKFVGTTTCYAFMQAVGMVNDHILSCFCRQEENKNANKK, from the coding sequence ATGAATAAACAGCGTTGCGATTGGGTAACCAGTGATCCTGAATATTTGGCATATCATGATGATGAGTGGGGTAAACCTGAACGAGATAAATACAAGCTTTTCGAAATGATCTGTCTTGAAGGTCAACAAGCTGGGTTATCTTGGTATACCGTACTTAAGAAAAGAGAAGGTTACCGCCGCTGTTTTTTTAATTTTTCACCCGAAAAAATTGCCAAAATGACAGATAAGGATGTTGAAGCTTTATTGCAAGATCCCGCAATTATTCGTCATCAAGGAAAAATTAACGCCATTATTAATAACGCTCGTATTTTCATGGCAATGGAAGAACAAGGTGAAGATTTTAGTCAGTTTATTTGGCAATTTGTTGATAATAAACCCATTATTAATCAGTGGAGCGATATATCTCAAGTACCTGCATCTACTGAAATCTCGGATAAAATGGCAAAAACGTTAAAGAAAAAAGGCTTTAAATTTGTTGGTACAACAACGTGCTACGCATTTATGCAAGCCGTTGGTATGGTAAATGACCATATTCTCTCTTGCTTTTGTCGCCAAGAAGAGAATAAAAACGCCAATAAAAAGTAA